Proteins encoded in a region of the Planococcus shixiaomingii genome:
- a CDS encoding aldo/keto reductase yields MEYRQIGKTDLKVSELSFGTWAIGGSWGSTDDQESLRALDYAMDNGVNFFDTADVYGDGHAEELLAKATKGKHSEIHIATKFCRAGDIYDPATYSLESVTKYAEDSLRRLGRERIDLFQIHCPPIEILRDGQVFDVLNRLKEQGKIRYYGVSVETVEEGMLCLENPDISSLQVIFNMFRQKPLEELFPKAQEKGVGILARVPLASGLLTGKFKVDSQFEEDDHRNFNRDGAAFNVGETFAGLEFSKGVELSDKLAWIEEKRGNRTRAALKWILEHDAISTVIPGFKNVKQVEDNLQALNAAPFSEEELARLEQFYVSEVRSEIRGPY; encoded by the coding sequence ATGGAATATCGCCAAATTGGCAAGACGGATTTGAAGGTAAGTGAATTAAGTTTTGGCACGTGGGCAATTGGTGGTTCGTGGGGTTCGACAGACGATCAGGAATCGCTGCGGGCATTGGATTATGCGATGGACAACGGCGTCAACTTTTTTGATACGGCGGATGTATACGGAGATGGCCATGCGGAAGAATTGCTGGCAAAAGCGACAAAAGGGAAGCATTCGGAAATTCATATCGCGACAAAGTTTTGCCGGGCTGGGGACATCTATGATCCTGCCACTTATTCACTTGAGAGTGTAACGAAATACGCAGAGGACAGCTTAAGACGGCTAGGCCGTGAAAGGATCGATTTGTTCCAGATCCACTGCCCGCCGATTGAGATTTTGCGGGATGGCCAGGTGTTCGACGTGTTGAACCGCTTAAAAGAACAAGGGAAAATCCGCTATTACGGCGTCAGCGTTGAAACGGTGGAAGAAGGTATGTTGTGCTTGGAAAACCCGGACATCAGCAGCCTACAAGTGATTTTTAACATGTTCCGCCAAAAGCCGCTGGAAGAATTGTTCCCGAAAGCCCAAGAAAAAGGCGTAGGCATTTTGGCGCGCGTTCCGTTGGCAAGCGGCTTGCTGACAGGGAAATTCAAAGTCGATTCGCAGTTTGAAGAAGACGACCACCGCAATTTTAACCGTGACGGTGCCGCTTTCAACGTCGGTGAAACGTTTGCTGGATTGGAATTTAGTAAAGGCGTTGAGCTGAGCGACAAATTGGCTTGGATTGAAGAAAAACGAGGAAATCGCACACGTGCTGCGCTGAAGTGGATTTTGGAGCATGACGCTATTTCCACTGTCATCCCGGGATTCAAAAATGTGAAGCAAGTGGAAGACAATCTCCAGGCATTGAACGCAGCGCCTTTTTCAGAAGAAGAGCTGGCGCGTTTAGAGCAATTCTATGTGAGTGAAGTGCGTTCGGAGATTCGCGGGCCTTATTAA
- a CDS encoding LLM class flavin-dependent oxidoreductase, which yields MLALNILDYSPIDEGATAREALLQTTQLAQRAEALGYHRFWVAEHHQVFSVAGSTPEMLMMHLATSTKTIRIGSGGVMLPHYSPYKVAENFRMLEALHPNRIDLGIGRSRSYRIVNQALNESKGIKVSYEQQIQDLQKYFTDDKTTEHRFQELIATPITETAPELWLLGTGGESAEIAAANGMAFSYAHFAKPSIAGVEAIDSYRKQFQPSKLMDKPKVMVAVFAVVTETAEQAEEIAKAFDLWLLFIESATPPPYYPSIETAEKRGFSASEQEKVKHNRRRMIVGDAEYVKAEIEKIAARFKADEITIIPSISGADNRMKEIELLAKAFNL from the coding sequence ATGTTGGCGTTGAATATTTTGGATTATTCCCCGATCGATGAAGGGGCGACAGCGAGAGAGGCGCTGCTGCAAACGACGCAGCTGGCGCAACGGGCAGAGGCTCTCGGCTATCATCGTTTTTGGGTGGCGGAGCATCATCAGGTGTTTTCGGTCGCGGGCAGTACGCCGGAAATGCTGATGATGCATTTGGCGACTTCGACGAAGACAATCCGCATCGGGTCCGGCGGTGTGATGCTGCCGCATTACAGTCCATATAAAGTGGCGGAGAACTTCCGCATGCTTGAGGCGCTTCATCCGAATCGAATCGATCTTGGCATCGGCCGGTCGCGTAGCTACCGTATCGTGAACCAGGCGCTCAATGAATCAAAAGGGATAAAGGTTTCCTACGAACAGCAAATACAGGATCTGCAAAAGTACTTTACCGACGATAAAACGACGGAGCATCGTTTTCAGGAATTGATTGCCACACCGATTACGGAAACGGCGCCGGAGCTATGGCTGCTCGGAACTGGGGGAGAAAGTGCGGAAATCGCTGCAGCGAACGGCATGGCGTTTTCTTATGCGCATTTTGCGAAACCATCCATAGCAGGTGTTGAAGCTATCGATTCTTATCGGAAGCAGTTTCAGCCGTCTAAGTTGATGGATAAGCCGAAAGTGATGGTCGCGGTTTTTGCGGTTGTCACGGAAACCGCCGAGCAAGCGGAAGAGATAGCAAAGGCTTTCGATTTGTGGCTGTTGTTTATAGAGTCAGCCACACCGCCGCCGTATTACCCATCTATCGAGACGGCGGAAAAGCGCGGCTTCAGTGCGTCCGAGCAAGAAAAAGTGAAGCACAACCGAAGACGGATGATTGTTGGAGATGCTGAATATGTAAAGGCCGAAATCGAAAAAATTGCAGCACGGTTTAAAGCGGATGAAATCACCATCATTCCAAGCATTTCTGGAGCGGACAACCGGATGAAAGAGATCGAGCTGTTGGCAAAAGCTTTTAACCTATAA
- a CDS encoding NADP-dependent oxidoreductase: protein MPTTQKEIHLANRPKGMPTNDDFEFVEQDIPSLEENQVLLRTLYLSVDPYMRGRMQDSKSYIAPFQLHKAIAGGGIAEVVESRSDKFKQGDIVTGNLKWAEYSRANDQKIRKIDPSAAPATTHLGILGMTGLTAYFGLLEIGKPQPGETVVVSGAAGAVGSAVGQIAKIQGCRVVGIAGSDEKIELLKTELGFDEAVNYKKDSFAEDLAKAVPDGVDVYFDNVGGPVTDEVFKLLNTNARIPLCGAISSYNKEEDLGPRLQSYMIKTSALMQGFTVGNYAAQFEAGSKQLGAWLQEGKLKYEETIVEGFDNTPDAFLSLFKGTNVGKLLVKVADPEYAKF, encoded by the coding sequence ATTCCAACAACACAAAAAGAAATCCATTTGGCGAACCGCCCGAAAGGCATGCCTACAAACGACGATTTTGAGTTTGTCGAGCAGGACATTCCCTCACTTGAAGAAAACCAAGTTTTGCTGCGGACGCTGTACTTATCGGTCGATCCATATATGCGCGGCCGCATGCAAGACTCAAAATCCTATATTGCGCCGTTTCAACTGCATAAAGCGATTGCCGGCGGCGGAATCGCAGAAGTGGTCGAGTCGCGTTCCGACAAGTTCAAGCAAGGTGACATCGTCACTGGCAACTTGAAATGGGCTGAGTACAGCCGCGCAAACGACCAGAAAATCCGTAAGATCGACCCGAGCGCAGCCCCGGCCACGACACATCTTGGCATTCTTGGCATGACCGGGCTTACGGCGTACTTCGGCTTGCTCGAGATCGGCAAACCACAGCCCGGTGAAACCGTCGTCGTTTCCGGCGCTGCTGGCGCAGTCGGTTCAGCGGTTGGGCAAATCGCGAAAATCCAAGGCTGCCGCGTCGTCGGCATTGCCGGCAGCGACGAAAAAATTGAGCTTTTGAAAACTGAACTTGGTTTTGATGAAGCGGTCAATTACAAAAAGGACAGTTTTGCCGAAGACTTGGCAAAAGCTGTACCGGACGGCGTTGACGTCTATTTCGATAATGTCGGCGGCCCTGTAACCGATGAAGTGTTCAAACTGTTAAATACCAACGCCCGCATTCCTTTGTGCGGAGCGATTTCTTCTTATAACAAGGAAGAAGACCTTGGCCCGCGGCTGCAGTCGTATATGATCAAGACGAGCGCATTGATGCAAGGCTTTACCGTCGGCAATTACGCGGCCCAATTCGAAGCAGGTTCAAAGCAGCTTGGCGCTTGGCTGCAAGAAGGCAAATTGAAATACGAAGAGACGATTGTCGAAGGCTTTGACAATACGCCGGATGCTTTTCTTAGCCTCTTCAAAGGAACCAATGTCGGCAAACTGCTTGTGAAAGTGGCCGATCCCGAATATGCGAAGTTTTAA
- a CDS encoding SDR family oxidoreductase, protein MEKVKSAIITGASSGIGQATARELAKNGYAVMLAARREDRLVDLKKEIEDAGGRAEYRVTDVTSAAEMKSLAEATLEHFGQITVLVNNAGLMPLSYLNKLKIDEWDRMIDVNIKGVLYGIAAVLPYMEEQKEGHIINVASVAGHVVSPGSAVYSGTKFAVRAITEGLRKEIDPELNIRATIVSPGAVETELRNTITDEDVLSNFRSRSAMEPLQATDIARAIVYAVEQPAHVDVNEILIRPRQQPN, encoded by the coding sequence ATGGAGAAAGTAAAATCGGCAATTATTACAGGTGCCAGCAGCGGAATTGGGCAAGCGACAGCACGGGAGTTGGCTAAGAACGGCTATGCCGTTATGTTGGCCGCACGGCGGGAAGACCGCTTAGTTGACCTGAAAAAAGAAATCGAAGACGCCGGAGGACGGGCAGAATACCGAGTGACGGATGTCACATCTGCCGCCGAAATGAAATCACTGGCAGAAGCAACATTGGAGCATTTTGGACAAATCACTGTTCTCGTCAACAATGCCGGGTTGATGCCGCTGTCTTATTTGAATAAATTAAAAATTGACGAGTGGGACCGAATGATTGATGTGAATATTAAAGGCGTGCTATACGGAATCGCAGCTGTCCTGCCATATATGGAGGAGCAAAAAGAAGGGCATATCATTAACGTTGCCTCAGTCGCAGGGCATGTCGTGTCACCAGGGAGCGCGGTCTACAGCGGAACGAAGTTTGCGGTTCGGGCAATCACTGAAGGGCTCCGAAAGGAAATCGATCCGGAGCTGAACATCCGCGCGACTATTGTTTCGCCAGGTGCCGTTGAAACCGAACTTCGGAATACGATAACCGATGAAGATGTGCTTTCCAATTTCAGAAGCAGAAGTGCCATGGAACCATTGCAGGCGACAGATATTGCACGAGCCATCGTCTATGCAGTAGAGCAGCCAGCTCATGTGGACGTCAACGAAATCCTGATCCGGCCAAGACAACAGCCGAACTAA
- a CDS encoding aldehyde dehydrogenase family protein → MLNTDFTKLYFDGQWQNGSSDNMMKNTNPFTGEELVTIQAADKDDLDRAYQSAAKAQAEWAKELPQNKRAILEKVVDVMGENKELIIEWLIKEAGSTYMKAATEFGAAMNVIKEVAAFPFKMEGKILPSQTAGKENRIYRNPLGVIGVISPWNFPFHLAMRSVAPALATGNGVVIKPATDTPVTGGLIFASIFEAAGLPKGLLNVIVGRGSEIGDDIVKHPIPRLISFTGSTPVGKHIGELAGGSLKKTALELGGNNAFLVLDDADLDYAVDSALFGKFYHQGQICMATNRIFVHQDRYDEFAKLFVERAKKLKYGNPADQATHVGPLINSDQVDRIMDDIKASVEQGAEILLGGERDGNVLQPTVLGGGTNSMPIAKNEIFGPVAILIPFGSDQEAADMVNAFPYGLSGAIHSSNIERGTQLAHKVYTGMIHVNDQPVNDEAHVPFGGEKESGLGRFNGDWVLEEFTTMKWISIQHTPRDYGPFIANLK, encoded by the coding sequence ATGTTAAACACTGACTTTACTAAGCTTTATTTTGATGGGCAATGGCAAAATGGATCGAGCGACAACATGATGAAAAACACCAATCCGTTTACAGGTGAAGAACTAGTAACGATTCAAGCAGCGGATAAAGACGACTTGGACCGTGCGTATCAATCGGCAGCGAAAGCGCAAGCGGAATGGGCGAAGGAACTTCCGCAGAACAAGCGCGCGATTTTGGAAAAAGTTGTGGATGTGATGGGGGAGAACAAAGAACTGATCATCGAATGGCTCATCAAAGAAGCGGGAAGCACGTACATGAAAGCAGCAACTGAGTTTGGTGCAGCCATGAATGTGATAAAAGAAGTGGCGGCGTTTCCGTTTAAAATGGAAGGCAAAATTTTGCCATCGCAAACAGCCGGGAAAGAAAACCGCATTTACCGCAATCCACTTGGTGTGATTGGCGTCATCAGTCCGTGGAATTTCCCGTTCCACTTGGCAATGCGGTCAGTTGCCCCGGCACTGGCGACGGGCAATGGCGTGGTCATCAAACCGGCGACTGATACGCCCGTTACAGGCGGCTTGATTTTTGCCAGCATTTTCGAGGCGGCCGGTTTGCCAAAAGGGTTGTTGAACGTCATCGTTGGCCGCGGTTCGGAAATCGGGGACGATATCGTTAAACACCCGATTCCCCGGTTAATTTCTTTTACCGGTTCTACGCCGGTCGGCAAGCACATTGGGGAACTGGCTGGCGGCAGCTTAAAGAAAACCGCATTGGAACTTGGCGGCAACAACGCTTTTCTGGTGCTTGACGATGCAGATCTCGACTACGCAGTCGATTCAGCTCTTTTCGGCAAGTTTTACCACCAAGGGCAAATCTGTATGGCGACGAACCGGATTTTTGTCCACCAAGACCGCTACGATGAATTTGCCAAGCTGTTTGTCGAACGGGCGAAGAAATTGAAGTATGGCAATCCGGCAGATCAAGCTACCCATGTTGGACCGCTTATTAACAGCGATCAAGTGGACCGCATCATGGACGACATCAAAGCAAGCGTCGAACAAGGTGCAGAAATTCTGCTTGGAGGCGAGCGGGACGGCAATGTCCTGCAGCCGACGGTTTTGGGCGGCGGTACAAACAGCATGCCGATTGCGAAAAATGAAATCTTCGGTCCTGTTGCGATCTTGATACCGTTTGGCAGCGATCAGGAAGCGGCCGATATGGTCAATGCCTTCCCGTATGGTCTGAGCGGCGCTATCCATTCATCCAATATTGAACGAGGCACGCAGCTTGCCCATAAAGTTTACACAGGGATGATTCACGTCAACGACCAACCGGTCAATGATGAAGCCCATGTACCATTTGGTGGCGAGAAAGAATCCGGGCTCGGACGGTTTAACGGAGATTGGGTCTTGGAAGAATTCACAACGATGAAGTGGATTTCCATCCAGCACACGCCGCGCGATTACGGGCCGTTTATAGCCAATTTGAAATAA
- a CDS encoding sugar kinase: MPKISGVFTLGDALITFNPSETGPLRYVPSFTRKVGGAELNFAIGCARLGIPIKWASRLGGDEFGRVIYNFARGEGVDMSHVEFVENHPTSLNFKEVREDGSGKTFYYRYQSPVLTMEPEDITEEMFEEVGLVHLTGVFLAIDPKNLAITKRVLEIAKKKEIRVSFDPNIRLKLWTLEQAKAAYSEIMPSVDILLTGLDEIEMILDDASQQSLERFAESQSIDQLVIKDGGNGSRLYQGKTWYSKEAFKITPIDTVGAGDGFDAGYVYAVLNGHSPEEALEFANGVGALVTTVAGDNEGLPYLEEVQALIRNEKIIER; encoded by the coding sequence TTGCCGAAAATTTCAGGTGTATTTACTTTAGGGGATGCCTTGATTACGTTCAACCCTTCGGAAACGGGTCCGCTGCGCTATGTTCCTTCTTTTACACGCAAAGTCGGAGGAGCTGAATTGAATTTCGCGATCGGCTGTGCCCGTTTGGGAATACCGATTAAATGGGCAAGCCGTTTAGGCGGAGACGAATTTGGCCGTGTCATTTACAATTTTGCGCGCGGGGAAGGCGTCGATATGTCCCATGTGGAATTTGTTGAAAATCATCCGACGTCGTTGAATTTCAAGGAAGTCCGTGAAGACGGTTCCGGCAAGACGTTTTATTACCGTTACCAATCGCCGGTTTTGACAATGGAGCCGGAAGATATTACGGAAGAGATGTTTGAAGAAGTGGGTTTGGTCCACTTGACCGGTGTATTTTTGGCAATTGATCCAAAAAACTTGGCAATCACTAAACGAGTGCTGGAAATCGCAAAGAAAAAAGAGATCCGGGTTTCATTTGATCCGAACATTCGCTTGAAGTTGTGGACGCTAGAGCAGGCAAAAGCGGCTTATTCTGAAATCATGCCATCTGTCGACATTTTGCTGACCGGGCTGGATGAAATCGAAATGATTCTGGACGATGCGTCGCAACAGTCGTTAGAACGGTTTGCAGAGAGCCAGTCAATTGACCAATTAGTCATCAAAGACGGCGGCAACGGTTCAAGGCTTTATCAAGGAAAGACTTGGTATTCAAAAGAAGCGTTCAAGATAACGCCGATTGATACTGTTGGAGCGGGAGACGGTTTTGATGCCGGTTACGTTTATGCCGTGCTGAACGGCCATTCTCCTGAAGAGGCGCTGGAATTCGCTAACGGCGTAGGTGCACTCGTAACGACAGTAGCCGGTGATAATGAAGGACTTCCGTATTTAGAAGAAGTGCAAGCATTGATACGCAATGAAAAAATTATTGAAAGATAA
- a CDS encoding bifunctional 2-keto-4-hydroxyglutarate aldolase/2-keto-3-deoxy-6-phosphogluconate aldolase, with protein sequence MLKHEILSHLTSTKVVAVIRGSSAEEAIELSKAALKGGIPAIELTYTTPNVQKVFEALAEEDVLLGAGSVLDPETARHAILAGAKFIVSPHFNEEIAPICNRYGIPYLPGCMTIREMVKALENGSDIIKLFPANNFEPSFIKSVNGPLPHVRIMPTGGINLNNIQEWIGAGAVAVGIGSDLNKAYKAGGFEAAVELSKQYMEKSGQKEQKL encoded by the coding sequence ATGTTAAAACATGAAATTTTATCTCACTTAACTTCTACCAAAGTAGTAGCGGTCATCCGCGGCAGCAGCGCAGAAGAAGCGATTGAGTTGTCAAAAGCGGCACTCAAAGGCGGCATCCCCGCCATTGAATTGACCTATACCACCCCGAATGTCCAGAAAGTGTTCGAAGCGCTCGCTGAAGAAGACGTACTGCTGGGTGCTGGATCTGTTTTGGATCCGGAGACGGCGCGGCATGCCATTTTGGCTGGAGCAAAATTCATCGTCAGCCCACATTTCAATGAAGAGATTGCACCGATTTGCAACCGTTATGGAATTCCGTACTTGCCCGGCTGCATGACCATCCGTGAAATGGTTAAAGCGCTGGAAAATGGAAGCGATATCATTAAGTTATTCCCGGCTAATAACTTCGAACCATCGTTCATCAAATCAGTGAACGGCCCGTTGCCGCATGTGCGCATCATGCCGACCGGCGGCATTAATTTGAATAATATCCAAGAGTGGATTGGCGCAGGAGCGGTCGCCGTCGGCATCGGCAGCGACTTGAATAAAGCCTATAAAGCTGGCGGATTTGAAGCCGCAGTGGAATTGAGCAAGCAGTATATGGAGAAAAGCGGACAAAAGGAGCAGAAGCTATGA
- the uxuA gene encoding mannonate dehydratase: MNMTFRWYGRGNDTVTLEHVKQIPGVKGIVWALHNKPAGEVWKKEEIKEEVDYIQSLGFHVDVVESVNVHESIKLGNAERDHYIENYKETIRNLSEFGVKVICYNFMPIFDWTRTEMFHPLEDGSTALFFEKAKVDSIDPKELVREVSEASDLTLPGWEPEKLDRITELFDAYKEIDEAKLWGNLAFFLNEIIPVAEEAGIKMAIHPDDPPFSIFGLPRIITGEKSYEKLIQISDSPSNAFTMCTGSMGASLSNNMVKIAKKYASRAPFAHIRNVKVYDNGDFTETSHYTSDGSIDIKGVVKELHAQNYGGYVRPDHGRHIWGEVCRPGYGLYDRALGIMYLLGLWDAYETKRTEGAQ; the protein is encoded by the coding sequence ATGAATATGACATTTCGTTGGTACGGTAGAGGAAACGACACAGTAACATTGGAGCACGTCAAACAAATTCCTGGCGTCAAAGGCATCGTCTGGGCACTTCACAATAAACCTGCCGGAGAAGTTTGGAAGAAAGAAGAAATCAAAGAAGAAGTGGATTACATCCAGTCGCTTGGTTTTCACGTGGATGTCGTTGAAAGTGTCAATGTCCATGAATCGATCAAACTAGGCAATGCAGAACGCGATCACTATATTGAAAACTATAAAGAGACCATCCGCAATCTTTCGGAATTCGGCGTCAAAGTAATTTGCTATAACTTCATGCCGATTTTCGACTGGACGCGCACTGAAATGTTCCACCCGCTGGAAGACGGTTCAACGGCCTTGTTCTTTGAAAAAGCGAAAGTAGACAGCATCGACCCGAAAGAACTTGTACGGGAAGTCAGCGAAGCTTCTGATTTGACGCTGCCAGGATGGGAACCGGAAAAACTGGATCGCATTACTGAGTTGTTTGATGCATATAAAGAAATTGACGAGGCAAAACTTTGGGGAAACTTAGCGTTCTTCCTAAATGAAATCATTCCAGTCGCTGAAGAAGCCGGCATTAAGATGGCCATCCATCCGGATGATCCGCCGTTCTCGATTTTTGGACTGCCGCGTATCATCACAGGTGAGAAAAGCTATGAAAAATTAATTCAAATCTCTGATTCGCCGTCGAACGCTTTTACAATGTGCACCGGTTCGATGGGAGCAAGTTTGTCGAATAACATGGTGAAAATCGCGAAGAAATACGCAAGCCGGGCTCCATTCGCCCATATCCGCAATGTTAAAGTCTACGATAACGGCGATTTCACGGAAACGTCCCATTATACATCAGATGGCTCAATCGATATCAAAGGCGTCGTAAAAGAGCTGCACGCCCAAAATTACGGCGGTTATGTGAGACCGGATCACGGCCGCCATATTTGGGGCGAAGTTTGCCGCCCAGGTTACGGATTATACGATCGCGCACTCGGTATCATGTATTTGTTAGGCTTGTGGGATGCGTATGAAACTAAAAGAACGGAAGGTGCCCAATGA
- a CDS encoding SDR family oxidoreductase, translated as MIPLHENLKGRVAVITGGSGVLCSAMASELARQGVKVAILNRTAENGQSVADGINSAGGTALALQANVLDRTDLEKAKEAILNEFGKIDILINGAGGNHADAITGPELHDELAEGKSFFELEESGFSNVFSLNFTGTFLTCQVFGKELLKSEAPAIVNLSSMSSYAPLTKIPAYSAAKASINNFTMWMAVHFAETGLRVNAIAPGFFKTTQNKDLLVDQEGNLTARSQKILAATPMKKFGQPEDLLGALLFLVDESYSSFVTGTTLAVDGGFMAYSGV; from the coding sequence ATGATTCCACTTCATGAAAACTTGAAAGGCCGTGTAGCCGTGATAACTGGCGGAAGCGGCGTATTGTGTTCAGCAATGGCGTCCGAACTTGCACGCCAAGGCGTCAAGGTCGCTATTTTAAACCGTACAGCCGAAAACGGCCAAAGTGTAGCCGATGGCATCAACTCAGCAGGCGGAACCGCGCTTGCTCTACAAGCAAATGTCTTGGACCGCACAGACTTGGAAAAAGCGAAAGAAGCCATATTAAATGAGTTTGGCAAAATCGATATTTTGATCAACGGGGCGGGCGGCAATCATGCCGACGCCATTACCGGGCCCGAACTTCACGATGAACTGGCAGAAGGAAAATCCTTTTTCGAGCTTGAAGAAAGCGGTTTTTCCAATGTCTTTTCATTGAACTTCACTGGCACGTTTTTAACATGCCAAGTATTCGGAAAAGAGTTGCTGAAAAGCGAAGCGCCAGCCATTGTCAACTTATCTTCAATGAGTTCTTATGCTCCATTGACGAAGATTCCGGCATACAGTGCAGCGAAAGCTTCCATTAACAATTTCACGATGTGGATGGCCGTCCATTTTGCGGAAACGGGTTTGCGAGTCAATGCGATTGCGCCTGGCTTTTTCAAAACAACGCAGAACAAAGATTTACTGGTCGACCAAGAAGGCAACTTGACAGCGCGCTCTCAAAAAATCCTGGCAGCTACACCGATGAAAAAATTCGGCCAGCCGGAAGACTTATTAGGCGCTTTGTTGTTCTTGGTGGATGAATCCTATTCATCGTTTGTCACTGGCACTACGCTTGCGGTCGACGGAGGATTTATGGCTTATTCGGGGGTATGA